The following proteins are encoded in a genomic region of Natrinema sp. DC36:
- a CDS encoding AbrB/MazE/SpoVT family DNA-binding domain-containing protein — protein sequence MSSDRIDAESKVSGNQANIPARIRRQLDIDDGDRLRWNVEDDGTVRVEVVHRRGGSFADFTGYDGDEETDATTDHDAWGIE from the coding sequence ATGAGTAGCGATCGGATCGACGCCGAAAGCAAGGTCTCCGGAAATCAGGCCAATATTCCCGCGCGAATCCGGCGGCAGCTCGACATCGATGACGGCGACCGACTTCGATGGAACGTCGAGGACGATGGAACGGTCCGGGTAGAGGTCGTTCACCGTCGTGGCGGTTCGTTCGCGGATTTCACGGGATACGACGGTGACGAGGAGACTGACGCGACGACGGACCACGACGCCTGGGGAATCGAGTAA
- a CDS encoding PIN domain-containing protein, whose product MPRAVVDTSVLFAASYRRDVAHEDALPILRGIDDQSVPEAIVLDFVLAETLNGLTTHAGHGPSVDFLDRIEENDRFHIVSLAADTLATAKSLFRRHRGLSFVDACIVAYMQADDVEYLYAFDDDFDRIDDITRLETATNPYDPH is encoded by the coding sequence ATGCCGCGTGCAGTCGTCGATACGTCGGTGCTGTTCGCTGCGAGTTACCGCCGGGACGTGGCACACGAAGACGCGCTTCCGATTCTTCGCGGGATAGATGATCAGTCCGTGCCCGAAGCCATCGTACTCGATTTCGTTCTCGCAGAGACGCTCAACGGACTGACGACGCACGCTGGTCACGGTCCGTCCGTCGATTTTCTCGACCGCATAGAAGAAAACGACAGATTCCACATCGTCTCGCTCGCAGCGGATACGTTGGCGACGGCAAAATCGCTGTTTCGCCGGCACAGAGGCCTTTCGTTCGTCGACGCGTGCATCGTCGCGTATATGCAAGCCGACGACGTCGAATATCTGTACGCGTTCGACGACGATTTCGATCGCATCGACGACATCACTCGGCTCGAGACGGCGACGAATCCGTACGATCCGCACTGA
- a CDS encoding AMP-binding protein has product MAGNTSPSLEDIDEIAHEPSREFVESTNVFEFMQAYGIDDYDELIERTTTEIEGEPESGVDWFWDELVDYLGIEFYEEYDEIRDDSDGPQFTDWYPGGELNVAHNVVDRHAAVDEERRNKVATIWEGEHGEVREVTYHELHRQANRVANALEERGIGTGDTVGLYMPMVPEVVSILYGCFKVGAIAVPIFSGFGVDAAATRIADSECSVLFTGDGFYRRGDPVFLKSAADEAIEEAGHVEHTIVFDRLGAGSATSEHEIPWIDDRDEWWADAVETQDDEYETKSLDSSQESMLLYSSGTTGKPKGIVHTHAGVQVQCPKEVYFGMDLKPADRFFWVSDIGWMMGPWSLIGTHTFGGTVFMYEGAPDYPEPDRFWEMIDRHKLTQFGISPTAIRALRKHGDDWLSGHDLSSLRILGSTGEPWDPESWHWFYENVGGGESPIINISGGTEICGCFLTPLPTEPLKPCTLGGPGLGMDIDIVDREGNSVREDNERGYLVARDSCPSMTRSLWSGDERYLEEYWSTFRDPPMWDHGDWAQKDDDGFWFLHGRADDALNVAGRKVGPAEVEGALIDHEAVNQAAAIGAPDDTTGTAVVAYVVLEAGIEETDDLREELRAQVGEELGKPFRPREVLFVDEFPKTQSGKIIRRAIQAAYTGEDLGDMSSIENPSALEELEDAR; this is encoded by the coding sequence ATGGCCGGAAACACCAGCCCGAGTCTCGAGGATATCGACGAGATCGCTCACGAACCGAGCCGGGAGTTCGTCGAGTCCACGAACGTCTTCGAGTTCATGCAGGCGTACGGAATCGACGACTACGACGAACTGATCGAGCGGACGACGACCGAGATCGAGGGCGAACCCGAAAGCGGCGTCGACTGGTTCTGGGACGAACTGGTCGACTACCTCGGGATCGAGTTCTACGAGGAGTACGACGAGATTCGCGACGATAGTGACGGCCCGCAGTTCACCGACTGGTACCCCGGCGGCGAGCTCAACGTTGCCCACAACGTCGTGGATCGCCACGCGGCCGTCGACGAGGAGCGCCGGAACAAAGTCGCAACCATCTGGGAGGGCGAGCACGGCGAGGTCCGGGAGGTGACCTACCACGAACTCCACCGACAAGCGAACCGGGTCGCGAACGCGCTCGAGGAACGCGGCATCGGAACGGGCGACACCGTCGGCCTCTACATGCCGATGGTCCCCGAAGTCGTCTCGATCCTCTACGGCTGTTTCAAGGTCGGTGCGATCGCCGTGCCGATTTTCTCCGGATTCGGCGTCGACGCGGCCGCTACCCGGATCGCGGATTCAGAGTGTTCCGTGCTCTTTACCGGCGACGGTTTCTACCGTCGCGGCGACCCGGTCTTCCTCAAGTCCGCCGCCGACGAGGCGATCGAGGAGGCCGGGCACGTCGAACACACGATCGTCTTCGACAGATTGGGGGCCGGTTCCGCGACCAGCGAACACGAAATTCCCTGGATCGACGATCGCGACGAGTGGTGGGCCGACGCCGTCGAAACGCAGGACGACGAGTACGAGACGAAATCGCTCGACTCGAGTCAGGAGTCGATGCTCCTCTATTCGTCGGGCACGACGGGTAAGCCGAAAGGAATTGTTCATACGCACGCGGGAGTTCAGGTCCAGTGCCCCAAGGAGGTCTACTTCGGGATGGACCTCAAACCCGCCGACCGCTTCTTCTGGGTGTCCGATATCGGCTGGATGATGGGGCCCTGGAGCCTGATCGGGACACACACCTTCGGCGGCACCGTCTTCATGTACGAGGGCGCGCCGGACTACCCCGAACCGGATCGCTTCTGGGAGATGATCGACCGTCACAAGCTCACCCAGTTCGGCATCTCACCGACCGCCATTCGGGCGCTGCGCAAGCACGGGGACGACTGGCTCTCCGGCCACGATCTCTCTTCGCTCCGGATCCTCGGCTCGACGGGCGAGCCCTGGGACCCAGAGTCCTGGCACTGGTTCTACGAGAACGTGGGCGGTGGCGAGTCGCCGATCATCAACATTTCCGGCGGCACCGAGATCTGTGGCTGTTTCCTGACGCCGCTGCCGACCGAACCGCTGAAACCCTGCACGCTCGGTGGCCCCGGCCTCGGCATGGACATCGATATCGTCGACCGCGAGGGGAACTCCGTGCGGGAGGACAACGAGCGGGGCTACCTCGTCGCTCGCGACTCCTGTCCGTCGATGACCAGATCGCTCTGGTCGGGCGACGAGCGCTACCTCGAGGAGTACTGGTCGACGTTCCGGGACCCGCCCATGTGGGACCACGGCGACTGGGCCCAGAAGGACGACGACGGCTTCTGGTTCCTCCACGGTCGCGCCGACGACGCCCTCAACGTGGCCGGCCGCAAGGTCGGTCCGGCGGAGGTCGAAGGCGCGCTCATCGACCACGAGGCAGTCAATCAGGCCGCCGCGATCGGCGCGCCCGACGACACCACCGGAACCGCCGTCGTCGCCTACGTCGTCCTCGAGGCGGGAATCGAGGAGACGGACGACCTCCGGGAGGAACTGCGCGCGCAGGTCGGCGAGGAGCTGGGCAAACCGTTCCGCCCGCGCGAGGTGCTGTTCGTCGACGAGTTCCCCAAAACGCAGTCGGGCAAGATCATCCGGCGGGCCATTCAGGCGGCCTACACCGGTGAGGATCTGGGCGATATGAGCAGCATCGAGAACCCCAGCGCGCTCGAGGAACTCGAGGACGCGCGGTAG